CGAcgaacattttataatttttaaaattgaataaccaaaacatttttaaataccataaatctaaaaagtaaatagtaaaatttgaaaataattaaatagatgtaaaatatttaaccgatgatataatttaaataaaataaatgtaaattctatcatattattaaaaagattttataaaagaattatcctaaattactaaacacgtattaaaaaataaaattactaaaatattaaattttaattaattaaaaaattcaaatggcTAAAAAGACGCacaataaattgataaaattaatcaaaagaaaataaataaataaaaaaggggtaatataaaataatgaaaggTGGCCAATGCTGGTCCTTGTCATTTTTAGCGGGAAGATTGTAAAGTGATAGAGCAAAAAAGGGGCAGCCAAAGCTCACCTGATCtgtcaaattttaatactttattcactaataagtaaatatttattagattattttaaaaataaatatatttattaaaaattatgtaaaatgataaagtttaagattatttttttttggatttttattaagtttagataaaaatatatttataataatataatttattttgtgacAAGTGtgctttttaatatttttcaattgaatagTAGTATAGATATATTATTGGTTAAATATGTCATTTAGTAGTAGTACTTGagtttgatatatatttttaatgtggtatttatgtttttttattcaatttagtatataaatttaacaaaaattatatattttgatacccaaagataatgattttaattttaatttaggttttaggaTAGATTTAATAGAAgttgatttctaatattattagatttaaatatttcatgattttgttaaatgCAGTTTGATAAATCATGATTTAATTcgtttttactaaaaaattaaatcaaaattaaaaattaacacaTTGGATAAAAATAACATAGGTATCATCTTAAAAagatgttaaattaaaataccaaATTTCACGTTAAGCCTATATTATTTGTAGTTTATCtatacaatatattaaatacccgattatttgtatttttaagaattaaagtgtgagatgaataaaaagaaaagcaaataaGGACACTCTACTGTAATCATGATGACACATAAGGATACCAGCTAAGCTAAGCTtccaaaattctttttatttatttggtattataacttatttgatcctttaatttttaaaatatcattttaaccctttattcatttttttgtttcttctaatatttaaatttgtgttttatcaaatcatcccaaaataaataaaaattaacattttctaatttttaatataatgtataCGTGAATTGTCATGTAAATATtatgttagtatttaattaatttttaaaatttaaaattttaaaaattaattaaatactaaaatattattaacatagaaattgcatataacaaagttaacaaatattaatttttcattcattgagataaattaattaaaatacaaatttaaagactaacaaaaattaaacaaaggactaaatgttttatttttattttcatttttgttgtcAACCCTAATTGGCGCGCTCTCTTAAAATCCCTCATTTCTCTCTTTCCTACACTCCTCCTAAAACCCTCTCAGCCACccccccctctctctctctctctctcagaCACAGCAGCCAAGCAAACGAAGAATACACGCATAAAAAGGGAGAGAGGAATCAATTAACCatcctcttcttcatcttcatcgcTATTATCAATCATCTTCTTCGCCGCCGTTGCCGCCGCCGCCGCCGTCGCCACCATGGACCAGCAATCTCAGCTCGCTGTCATCTTAGGATCCGACCCGGTTCCATTCGAAACCTTAATCTCTCACTTGATGTCATCTTCCAACGAGCAACGTTCACACGCCGAGGCTTTATTCAATGTTTGCAAGCAATCTGAGCCTGATGCTCTCTGCCTCCGCCTTGCTCACCTTCTTCAGGTCTGTGCTCAACCGGATACTCGTGCCATGGCTGCTATTCTCCTTCGTAAGCTGTTGACTCGTGATGATTCCTATATCTGGCCTCGTCTCAACGTTTCCACTCATTCCTCTATCAAATCTGTGCTCTTGAATCAAATCCAAGTCGAAACCGCTCAATCTTTGTCTAAAAAGTTATGCGATACTGTTTCGGAGCTTGCTTCTAGTATTTTGCCGGAGAACGGATGGCCAGAGCTGTTGCCGTTTATGTTTCAATGTGTTTCTTCCGATTCCCCTAGATTGCAGGAGTCTGCTTTTTTGATATTTGCGCAGTTGAGTCAGTATATTGGTGATGTGTTGACTCCTTTCATAAAGGATCTGCACACTGTTTTCTTGAAgtgtttgagtgaaaattcgAATGCGGATGTCAAAATCGCGGCCTTGAATGCGGTTATCAATTTTATTCAGTGCTTGACCAGCTCATCTGATCGGGATAGGTTTCAGGATCTTTTACCAGCAATGATGAAGACCTTGACGGAGGCTTTGAATAACGGGAATGAGGCTACGGCTCAGGAGGCGCTAGAGTTGTTGATTGAGTTGGCAGAGACGGAGCCTCGGTTTCTTAGGAGGCAGATTGTTGATGTGGTGGGTTCTATGCTGCAGATTGCGGAGGCAGAATCACTTGAGGAAGGAACTCGTCACTTGGCAATTGAATTTGTAGTTACCTTGGCAGAGGCCAGGGAACGGGCTCCCGGAATGATGAGGAAGCTGCCTCAGTTTATTAGTAGATTATTTGCAATATTGATGAGATTGTTGCTTGATATTGAGGATGATGCAGCGTGGCACACTGCAGAAGTCGAGGATGAGGATGCTGGAGAAACTAGCAATTACGCTGTGGGACAGGAATGTTTGGATCGTCTAGCAATTTCCTTAGGTGGAAATACTATTGTTCCTGTTGCATCTGAGCAATTTTCGACTTATTTGGCTGCTCCTGAGTGGCAAAAGCATCATGCTGCGTTGATTGCCCTTGCACAGATTGCCGAGGGTTGTTCCAAGGTATATATGTAGCACTTTTAAGCACTAGCAATGTTATTTACGAATGACATTATTCTTATGTCCAACTCCCGAAGCGGACCAATAAACATTGCTTCCAACTATGGCTGTAAATGCATGTGTTTTCCATTTATTACTTGAACAATGAGCTAGAATTTGTTTAGTATCTCTTGATTCTGGTGGTTTTAACCATAACTTTTCTTGAGGATTCAGTTTATGTTTTGaaagggggggggggaagaTCACATTGTGTAGAGTTTGGACATGCTCCctgtttttgttgaattttaatttgttgcTGTACTTGCAGGTTATGGTTAAAAATCTGGAACAAGTGGTTTCTATGGTTTTGAACTCCTTTAACCATTCTCATCCCCGTGTGAGGTGGGCAGCTATTAATGCAATCGGGCAATTGTCTACCGACCTGGGTCCTGATTTGCAGAACCAATATCACCAAAGAGTATTGCCTGCCTTAGCAGCTGCTATGGATGACTTCCAAAATCCTAGAGTACAGGTTAGTTACAACTATATAAAATTTGCCTCAGGGCTATAGATTTTGCTTTTAACCGTTGCTAACTGTTATTTCTCTGCCTTTTACATAGAGATAATGTGTCTACCTGATCTTTCCCTTTCTTTCTGTGTTTGCATGGTATAATTGATACCTCTCTCCCCCCACCCATAAACATCATTTATCCAGCTTATTTCTGTAATTTCCACCTACTAAAGTTGTCAATGCATGCACATGGTGTCTCTATGGTGCATCGCTTGCTTTAGTTAAAGCTTAATTAAGCGGATATCttcttatttgtttatataatttactttaGTCATCAATAAAAACTCGCACAATTTCCAGTTTGGAACATTTCAACTTGTTACTGGCAGATTATTTTCATCACTCTTTAGAATTCATTTATGGTCATTATGCCAAATTTCTAAATGATCAAAAGATATGCTATGTTATCAAATAATGGCCACAAAGTTGTTAGATTTCGTTGTACAATTCTCTATCTTGCTTCTTCTTGAAAGACAAAAGGGAACTTCTATTTTTGCTAGCATTTATACAGATTAATTTCTAAAATGGTGGATGCATTTGCAAGAGCCTGAGAATGGATTGTGAAGGGAATTAATTGATTGGAGAGTGGATGCTGCATCATGATTTCCtgaatattttatgaattttctttttttttgggggatCCTTGTTTATGTGTTCATGTGGATATTGAGTTGATGAATGATGCTTAGTTACCTTTTATTGAGGAAACTGAAATAACCTGGCTTGTGCTCCTTTTTGTATGAACGTTTAACAGTCTTATTATGTTGTAAAGAGTTTTTTCCCTACCTTATTTCATGCCGGTTAGGTACTTGCATGTTCAAGATTTTCCTGTTTATTTTGTATAACAGTTAATTTTGCTATATATAATTGTCTTAACAGGCCCATGCTGCTTCAGCTGTGCTCAACTTCAGTGAGAATTGCACTCCAGAAATTTTAACACCTTACTTGGATGGAATAGTTAGCAAATTGCTTGTACTTTTACAGGTATGAGTTATGACAGTTGGAGTTATAAATATCACATCAAGAAtgcatgaattaattttattaaaggatttttttttttggtttttaacaTAAGATATAACATGCAGAATGGGAAACAAATGGTGCAAGAAGGGGCCTTGACTGCATTGGCATCAGTTGCTGACTCATCTCAGGTATAGATTTGACCCTAAAGAAAGCTATATTGATCAtggatttatatatttttttcgaGATGACTCAGTTTGACGATATGGGGGTTTGCAGGAGCACTTCCAAAAATACTATGATGCAGTTATGCCTTATCTGAAAGCTCTCTTGGTGAATGCAACTGACAAATCTAATCGTATGCTTCGTGCCAAATCCATGGAGTGTATTAGTATTGTTGGAATGGCTGTTGGAAAGGAGAAGTTCAGAGATGATGCTAAGCAGGTTGGTACAAGTGTAAAAGCACCATTCCtgtgttaatttgttttcttttcctcttctagTTATTTTCTTATATCTCAGAAGTCATGGATGGTTAAGATATTTGAGTTTAGTGATACCATTAGTTAGGGAGTGTAATGGTGCAATTTGGAGCAAGTATCTGCCTTCCCCCTGTGACTTTTGTAATTTGTagcatatatttttctttttctttcatctcattgctgtttaatttcattatactgtaaaatttattaattatattgatatttCCACCAAGTGTTTACATcttgtttttgttctttcatcAAATATAAGCTTACCTTTTATCTTATCCTTCTTCCTTATTGCAAGGTTATGGAAGTGCTTATGTCATTGCAAGTATCCCAAATGGAAACAGATGACCCGACAACAAGTTACATGCTGCAAGTATGCCCATAGCACAGGAACTGCTTAGACAATatctttcacattttatttGTCCTTGCTTATGATTATATCACCTTATTACAGGCATGGGCCAGACTCTGCAAGTGTTTGGGACAAGACTTCCTCCCTTACATGAGTGTTGTCATGCCTCCCCTTCTCCAGTCTGCTCAACTGAAGCCAGATGTGACTATTACATCTGCAGATTCAGATAATGACATCGAGGACTCTGACGATGAAAGGTTATACTTTGTTACTGTTTTAAGTAAATTTACCAGTAACGACATAAATGTCAATACAtgcatgtatattttttttatcctcATTTGTATAGGTAAAAAACTCTTTTCTCATGTCTTCTACttctctatattttcattcaaaaacataaacaatcTTAGAAACACACACCCATGCTTGCATGTGCACAGACACTGCATGGACACGTAAAGAATCCTAGCCTTAGCTGTGTTCATCTATGGATGGTTGGTTGGCTTATAGCAATTTCATTCTGAGCAGTATTATTTGGTACaatttgttactattttagaatTAAGCCAATAAGTAACTTGAATGTTGATACATTCATCTGTATCTTGTTTATCCTTCCATCATTTGTTTAGGCCAAGGCTCAATATCCTCTCCTCCCCCTTCTCTTTTCTACTTCTCTCTATGCTACACAAAAATACATACAAAGATGATCTAAGAAATACCTACTCATGCTAATGTCTGCAAACACCACATTGACACACAGACTTCTGGCCTGACTGTGTTGGCTTAGAGAAAtagaatattattttgtaatatgtTGTTTTGTGTTATAGTAAGGTTATGTCTGGTATTGTATGTTCAGTATGGAAACCATTACCCTCGGGGATAAAAGAATTGGGATCAAGACTAGCGTCCTGGAGGAAAAGGCAACAGCATGTAATATGCTTTGTTGCTATGCTGATGAGTTGAAGGAAGGATTTTTTCCTTGGATTGATCAGGTGTGTTTCAATTCAATGTATTGGGTTATTAGTCTTGACTTTCTAGCTATGTTATACTAGCAAAATGGTGGACATATTGTGCAGGTTGCCCCGACTCTAGTTCctcttcttaaattttatttccacGAAGAAGTTAGAAAAGCTGCTGTTTCAGGTAGAATGGTTTTGATATACTGCTTCTCTTTTACTTAAAATGTTTTCCTTTTCAAGTTTGTTAGGCTTCTATTAATTGTCTTGgccatttcttttattttgtttgtagCTATGCCGGAGTTATTGCGTTCTGCAAAATTAGCTATGGAGAAGGGAATGGCTCAAGGACGTAATGAGACCTATGTAAAGCAATTGTCTGATTACATTATTCCGGCTCTAGTGGAGGCATTGCATAAGGTTATGTTGTTTTTTCTTAGGAGTATTCATGTATCGGAACTTGCATTATTGATCTGTTGTTTGTCATAGATGAAAACTTAAATTACCACATTCTTGCAGGAACCTGATACGGAAATATGTGCAAGCATGTTAGATGCATTGAATGAATGCGTACAGGTTTGTACTATTATTAAATGAAGTTAATTATGAAGTGTCTCTTCTTTTCACTGTTTTCTGTTTGAAATTATTCTgcttttgaatgaattttattgAGCAAGAGATggttagaatttatttaaataaataaaaaaaaggatggTTACTTGAACTTAATATGGTATTTTAACATTGGCTAATAAGTTGAACTGATTCCTTAATTAAATCTGTCGTGTCTGTTAAAAACTGTACCCTAATATTTCCTGGCTGTCTATGAGCTCTTGTTTCTCTCTCTTTTAGTCAATATATGTGAGTAAGCATTCGATAAAACATTTCAGAGCCCCATTCCTGgcctttttctttcattcagtTTGGTTCACATGTATCAGTACCTTTGACAAGAGATCGTTTATAATACATGAAGTACTAAGTCTTCATTCCCAATGTCTGAGAACTTTTTTTCTACTAACTACTAAGCGTTTAGCCCCAGTGTCTGAGAACAATTCTTTTCTTTCAGATCTCTGGTCCTCTGCTAGATGAAAGTCAAGTTAGATCTATTGTGGATGAGATAAAACAAGTAATCACAGCTAGTGCTAGCAGAAAAAGTGAGAGAGCTGAAAGAGCCAAAGCTGAAGACTTTGATGCTGAGGAGGGAGAGTTGATTAAAGAGGAAAATGAACAAGAGGAAGAAGTTTTTGACCAAGTACGAAAATAAAAGCTATGATATAAAGCACATAAACGACaagctaatatttatttatctgTTATTATCCTTTTTGGATCCATTAAAGCTTCCTTTTCTGCTTCCAGGTGGGTGAAATCTTGGGAACTTTGATCAAAACATTTAAAGCCTCTTTCCTGCCTTTCTTTGATGAGCTATCTTCATATCTTACACCTATGTGGGTGAGTCCCAAGAAAGTTGTCTCTTGTTTCCAAAATCAGTTCTTGAGGAACGTCCAGAGTAAAAAAGTTCTTTCCTGAAGTATGCTCAtatatttctctctctctttgtatGTGTCTATAATACAGGGCAAAGATAAGACACCTGAAGAAAGAAGAATTGCAATTTGTATTTTTGATGATGTTGCCGAACAGTGTCGTGAGGCAGCTTTAAAGTAAGCTGCCTAATTTTCCTGTACTCGTTATTATCATAGAGAATCATTTGATGCAATTGCTTATTGCTGTAATTTGGTTGAAACAGATATTATGACACATATCTTCCTTTCATATTGGAGGCTTGCAATGATGAGAATCCAGATGTGCGACAGGTATGTATTTTCTTAGTTCTGGCATCCAAAGCACTATGGATTGTTGAGACTtgagattgaattaaatattatgattttatgttCCAGGCAGCAGTATATGGGCTTGGTGTTTGTGCAGAATTTGGTGGACCTGTATTTAAGCCACTTGTTGGAGGTAAACTTTGCTTTATAGTCTATAATGTGATTATTTCTTGTATAGAATAACATATTTGTGTCTTTTTCCAGAGGCTTTATCAAGGTTAAATGCTGTAATTCAACATCCTAATGCTTCGCAACCTGAAAATGTTATGGCATATGATAATGCTGTTTCTGCTTTGGGAAAAATATGTCTGTTCCACCGAGACAGTATTGATGCAACTCAGGTATGGCACATCTTTCCAAGTTATTTTGCCCTATTGATATGAAAGGAAAAATCGGCGGTTTGCGTTAAAAAAAAGCACATTTCTGAGCTATTGTTTGAAGTCCCCAAATGTATCTTCTTGTTAAAGCCTGTGCCGTATCTTATGTACAATGGGCCATACTGTTCTCTATGTTTGTGCTTGAGACTATTGCACATTTTCCAATATTCTAATCAACTCTTAGGGTAGAGGAGAGCCTTGGTGGAATTGAAGAGCACATTTTTTCTCCCCTCTTCATTTTTTGTTAGTGGCTGTAAATGTAAATTAAAGCGTTTTTTGACATATTCATGCATTCACATTGTTACATATAATATAGTTTTATGTATACATAGCTGAGCATCAAATTAAGAACCATTGTCTCTAAAAGGTAAGTTGATGGCCTTGTCGATAGTTTTTCCAAGGTTTTCAATAATACTAACAaacattttccttttctattttgtaaaaatggtcATACTAGTAAATTTTAACTCTTATCAGTTTGGATTTAGTGCTGTTTTCTTTTAAGAGGtctaaatatctattttgaacAAGATGAACATCTTCATAGAAAGTTTAAACAATTGAAACATTCTAGTACCACTGGTGCATGATATTCTAAAACTTCAGATAGAATCAGTTATGTATACACTTCTTTTGATCTGCATTGCATTTTTCACATTAGTAATACTGGTTGCTTATGTCTTAAAAGcttatttgatgttttatttttgttttcttaatgtTTGCTTTGCCTTGCGCACACCCTTTTGTGTTTGGTAGGTTGTTCCTGCATGGTTAAACTGCTTGCCAATAAAAGGTGATCTGATTGAAGCCAAAGTTGTTCATGAACAACTTTGTTCAATGGTTGAAAGGTTAGATCAGCTTTTTTTTAGCTAACCTCATCTCatttcaggttttttttttcggCTTCAATATGTTGTTAATGCCCATTAGTAACAATGTCTCTAATGTATGTTCAGGTCTGACAATGAAGTTTTGGGTCCCAACCATCATTTCCTTCCTAAGATTGTTTCAGTTTTTGCTGAGGTAAAATTTCTACTTACCTTATCAAACTCTTCTTAACATAAAGgttattcttatatgaattgcTTGTTCTgaacaaacaattcaaataagAATTGTGGCTATCTGTTCTGTTTATGTGGTTCGGTTATTATGGTGCATTTGATGAAATCTACTGCTGTTGCGTAGGTTTTATGTGGTAAGGATTTAGCCACAGAACAAACCGCAAGTAGGATGGTGAATCTACTGAGGCAACTTCAACAGACTTTACCACCAGCAGCATTGGCTTCAACTTTATCATCTTTGCAGCCGCAACAACAGCTTGCTTTACAATCCATCCTCTCCTCCTAGTTAACATTGGCTCGATACTCATCCGTCTTGTGCATcaatgcatatatttattttatataccaaATTCTTTTCACGGAGAAGGTTCCCTTTGTTTTTGCATCATGTTCTTTTTACTCCC
The nucleotide sequence above comes from Gossypium raimondii isolate GPD5lz chromosome 13, ASM2569854v1, whole genome shotgun sequence. Encoded proteins:
- the LOC105782128 gene encoding uncharacterized protein LOC105782128, translated to MDQQSQLAVILGSDPVPFETLISHLMSSSNEQRSHAEALFNVCKQSEPDALCLRLAHLLQVCAQPDTRAMAAILLRKLLTRDDSYIWPRLNVSTHSSIKSVLLNQIQVETAQSLSKKLCDTVSELASSILPENGWPELLPFMFQCVSSDSPRLQESAFLIFAQLSQYIGDVLTPFIKDLHTVFLKCLSENSNADVKIAALNAVINFIQCLTSSSDRDRFQDLLPAMMKTLTEALNNGNEATAQEALELLIELAETEPRFLRRQIVDVVGSMLQIAEAESLEEGTRHLAIEFVVTLAEARERAPGMMRKLPQFISRLFAILMRLLLDIEDDAAWHTAEVEDEDAGETSNYAVGQECLDRLAISLGGNTIVPVASEQFSTYLAAPEWQKHHAALIALAQIAEGCSKVMVKNLEQVVSMVLNSFNHSHPRVRWAAINAIGQLSTDLGPDLQNQYHQRVLPALAAAMDDFQNPRVQAHAASAVLNFSENCTPEILTPYLDGIVSKLLVLLQNGKQMVQEGALTALASVADSSQEHFQKYYDAVMPYLKALLVNATDKSNRMLRAKSMECISIVGMAVGKEKFRDDAKQVMEVLMSLQVSQMETDDPTTSYMLQAWARLCKCLGQDFLPYMSVVMPPLLQSAQLKPDVTITSADSDNDIEDSDDESMETITLGDKRIGIKTSVLEEKATACNMLCCYADELKEGFFPWIDQVAPTLVPLLKFYFHEEVRKAAVSAMPELLRSAKLAMEKGMAQGRNETYVKQLSDYIIPALVEALHKEPDTEICASMLDALNECVQISGPLLDESQVRSIVDEIKQVITASASRKSERAERAKAEDFDAEEGELIKEENEQEEEVFDQVGEILGTLIKTFKASFLPFFDELSSYLTPMWGKDKTPEERRIAICIFDDVAEQCREAALKYYDTYLPFILEACNDENPDVRQAAVYGLGVCAEFGGPVFKPLVGEALSRLNAVIQHPNASQPENVMAYDNAVSALGKICLFHRDSIDATQVVPAWLNCLPIKGDLIEAKVVHEQLCSMVERSDNEVLGPNHHFLPKIVSVFAEVLCGKDLATEQTASRMVNLLRQLQQTLPPAALASTLSSLQPQQQLALQSILSS